The genomic window AGCCTTTCAGTTTATTCTGAGAGGCTTTTTTGTTTTATATCACTATAAACTTATACTTAAAACAAAATCATATTTTCTAGAAGTCGATCCTCCAAACTCCGCTAATTGAATTTTGAGTTTCATGTGCCCATCCACCTGCTAAATAAATTTTATTATTGACAGAAATTAATCCCGCTTCACTTCTTTTAATTGGTAATAAACCTGTATACCAGGTGTTAGTATTCAAATTATATAGATCAAAATGTTGCCAGAGGTTTGTAAATAATATTTTATTATCCTTTAAGACAGCGTACTCTGCTGTAGTTGGGTGTGATAAATAATCAAATGAAGTGGCCTGAGTATTTGCATTTCTGACCTCAACTTTACAAACGGTGCCTTGACTATTTTCCCCTCCAGCCCAATATATTTTATCATTAACAGCAAAACCTCCCATTCTCACTTTAGGCTCGTCCAATGTTGAAACTGACCAGGAGTTTGTGGTTAAATCGTAAACATCTATTTTATCAAATAGCTGATGGCCACCAATTGTCCAAAGTCCTGTTTCTCCTCCAGCGAAATAAACTTTATTGTTAATCGCTACTGCTGATATACTGGTTCTTCCTTCACTAAGGGTTGCTGTAGACCATGTATTAGTGGAGAGATCATAAATATCCACTTTGTTGCTATAATGAAATGTTGCGAAGCTTTCGATCCAGTAACCTCCTGCAAAAAAAACTTTGTTGCCTATTGTGGTAGCTGAAATATAACCTCTCGGTTCACTCAGTGATGCAACCGACCACGAATTTGTTGCAGCGTCATAAATATCAACAGTTGCATATTCACTTATATCAACATCGCCATAAAAACTCGTGTGTCCTCCGGCAAAAAAGACTTTATTTCCAGCCGATACAGCTGCAATACCATGCCTTGCCACACTGAGCTCTGCTACGCTCCATGAATTAGAATTAATATCATATATATCAACTCTTGATTCACCTGCCCATGCAGATGGACCCTCTCTTGTATAACCACCAGCAAAAAATATTTTATTTCCAACTGATGCAGTTGCTAGTTCCATTCTCGGTTTAGAAAGATTTCCTAAAGGAGTCATGGTTACATTTACTACAGGTCTACCGCCTGTTAAGACTGTAAAGACAATATATTTTGTATTGTTTGATCCATTATTATCGGTTACTATGAGTGAGTAATTAAAAGTACCCTGAAATAATCCGGTTACTGTAGTGCTAGAGGAATTCGGGTTTGAAATTGTACCTGGGCCGCTCCAATGATATGAAATAATATTCCCATCGGGGTCATATGAACTACTCCCATCTAAAATTAAAGTTAGCGGTACCGCACTGCATGCCGGCAGGCTGGAATAAATTATTGAGTCATTTCCTGGGACTGCAACAGGTGGTAAATTGTTCGTGCTACTAGTTACCACGACAGTAGTTGTGTCTTTTGAAAACAACCCTCCTGCATCAGTTACTTTTAGTTCAAACTGATAAGTGCCTTGTATAAGATTCGTCACACTTGTTTGTGTAGCATTAGAGTTGACGATATTAAATGATAAAGGCCCGTTTATTTTTGTCCAGCTATAATTGGAAATATTACTATCTGGATCAAAAGAATTGCCACCATCAAGTAATACATTATTTATTGGTAAACGGATTGCTTGATCAAGTCCCGCATCTGCAATTGGTGGATGATTACTCGTTAATACTGAATCTACAGTTATCATAACTGTATCCTTTGCAGAAAGCCCATCGTTATCTGTTACTTTTAGTTCAAACTGATAAGTACCCTGTATAAGATTCGTCACACTTGTTTGTGTAGCATTAGAGTTGGCGATATTAAATGATAAAGGCCCGTTTATTTTTGTCCAGCTATAATTGGAAATATTATTATCGGGATCAAAAGAATTGCCACCATCAAGTAATACATTATTTATTGGTAAAAGAATGGTTTGATCAGGTCCGGCATCTGCAATTGGTGGATGATTATTTGTTAATACGGAATCTACAGTTATCATAACTGTATCTTTTGCAAAAAGCCCATCGTTATCTGCTACTTTTAGTTCAAACTGATATATTCCTTTTGAAAGATTTTTTATAACAGTTGAAGATGAGGTGGCATTAATAATATTAAATGCAGCAGGTCCGGAAATTTTTTTCCAGAGCCATTCATTTATTGTTCCATCAGGGTCGGTGGATGCAGAACCATTTAAGAGAATACTATCGGTTGGCAGAGTGACGATTTGATCAATGCCAGCAACTGCGATAGGGGGTTTATTGCTATCTTTACAATTCTCACACGATGTTTCTTTTTTACACGAATAAAATACGGCATGCATTACAATCAATGATATCACCAATAAAAGAGATTTTTTTTTCATATTGTTGATTGCATGGTTAGAGAATTTAAAACTCCAATTTCCAAACCTGGCTTGAAACTGATCCGTTTAGATAACCACCGGCTACATAAACTGAATTGTTTACAGAAATAATTGTAGAAGAATTAATATTTACTGGCAATGCACCAATTGACCAGGTGCCTGTGCTTAAATTATAGATATCGATCCTGTTGTTTGTTATTGCAGCATTGTTATTACCTGTGAAAAATATCAATTTATCATTTGCCTGCACTGCATTAAAAAAAGTTCTTGGACTTATACATGCATAGCTGGAAGTTCCTGTGGATAGGTCCCTTATTTCAACATTATCTGATAATATAAATCCACCGTTTAATGCTGCATATTTATTTCCGCCTGCCCAGAATATTTTATTTCCTGCAGCAATAGATGCATGAGCCATTCTTGAATCTCCTTGAAATACGGATGTCGACCAAGTGTCCGTAACTCCATCATAAATGTCAATTGAGTTTAATACATTCAGCGAAACCCAATAACCAGCCGTACCTCCTGCGAAGTATATTTTATTTTCAATTGTTGTAGCACTATGATCCATTCTTCCGGTACCCATGGAAGCTGTAGACCATGTATTTGTTGAATTATTATAGATGTCAACCCTTGAGCTTCCAATAAGATTTGGTTCCCAATCACCGCCACCAGAAAAGAAAACCTTATCTCCTAAAGTAGTTGCTGTCATGAACTCTCTTTTTTTACTTAATTCAGCAATTGACCATAAATTGTTAACTGCATCATAGATATCAACCCGTGATGTTGTAATACCGTTATCATTATCTCCACCGCCTGCAAACAATATTTTGCTTCCAACTGATGCAACTGCCATGCCCTGTCTTTCCGGTATTGTTAGTTCTGCCGTTGACCATGTATTTGTTACAGTATTGTAGATATCTACTCTTGAAGAATAATGACCGAAAGGAACAAAGCCACCTGCAAATAAAATTTTGCCACCGGCTGTACCGCTGCTTAATGCAATTCTTGCTTCAGAAAGTGTGCCTATCGGAATAAGGTTTACATTAATAACAGGCCTGTTACTGCAAGGTTCAATAGCAGCTACCGGATGAACTGTAACTTGTACTGTGTCATGGGAGAATAATCCACCTGCATCCGTAACTTTTAATTCAAATTGATAAACACCTTCAGTAAGAGATGTTATTTGTGTTTGTGATGAAGCTGGATTTGCAATATTCAATGATGAAGGTCCCGAAATTTTTGACCATTGATACCCAGTAATATTATTTTCAGGATCTGTGGACTGTCCGGCATTAAGATTAACTGTATTATTGGGTAAAGTGATCTCTAGGTCTGCACCTGCATTGGCAACAGGAGGCTGATTGGCTCCTGTTGAATTTGTTACTGTTATGGTTACTGTATCTCTGCCAACAGCACCTTTATTATCTGTTATTCTTAATTCGAATTTATATACTCCAATAACCAATTGTTTTATTTTAGTGATAGCAGATTGAGAGGTAGTGATTGTAAAAGAAGCCGGGCCGCTGATGTGAGACCAATTGTAAGCACTGATATTTCCATCGGGGTCATATGAAGTACTTCCATCAAGAGTAACGCTATCCTGTGGTAAAAAAATAAAAAAATCATTTCCAGCTTTTGCCACAGGTTGTATGTTGTTGCAATCCATACAGGAGTTGTGTTTCCGGCAGGATATAAAAAAGCAAAAGCCCAATAATAAAAAAGGAGCAACTTTTTTGAAGAATAATTTCATATTAGTGATTTTATTAACTCACCAAACTTCAGTTGAATTTTACCTATTTGTACTTTATTAAAACATCTGATTGATGATGGTTTAATTCAAAGGTTGTCCTGGCAAATAGTTGTAGCTGTCCTGGTGTTGCCGAATACGAAATATGAACAGTATCTGTTAAATTGGGATCGAAATAACTCACAGGGATTCTTACCCATGGACTTTCGCCAGCACCCAATACAGCAATCTCTACATTTATTCCCCTGATAATTTGCTCCTGGGTTAATCGCTGTGTATTTATCTGTAGTTTATATCCGTTTGAAGCAGTATCCCACGGTTGATTATAAAAAACCTCCTGGTTGGGCGGTGGGGGAGGTGGGAGTACTGGGGAGCCACTTCCAGACCCGGAGTAAGTACTGCCATCTTTACTGCAAGATGAAATAACAAAAACAGTGAGAATCATTATGGTTACTGTTATTTTGGCTTTCATGATTTTTATTTTTACCTGTTATCAGTCTGGTTATGGAAATTTAACCCGTACGGTAACCTTTTTGCCAACTAGATCGGGAGTTTCGTTATTCGTCAGAATACGTAATGTTGTGAGATTACTATAATACCAATAATAAAAATCATTAGGAGCATATATAGGGCTGCGTTGTGCATAATACCAATCTGTGGAGTTTTCCAATTTTAATGAAACTTCAAACTGCCTGTATATGCTAAAAAGACCTGGCCTTGGAGGAGTCGTTACTAAAGTGAAATCTCTTTCCATACCCTCGTCGTATACCGTGTTCCAGGTAAGACTGTCAAATTGGAATGTCCTGCCACTCAAACTGTCTATTACTATTGGAGGCAGATTTGATGGCCGGGATGGCGGTGGTGGTGCAGTATAATCATAGCCATTTTTATTTTCATTCCCTTTATGACAGGAAGTAATAGCGATAAATAAAATTATTATATAACTTAAAAGATGTAATCTCATTTTCATGTTTTATGGTTTTTCTAACCAAAATATTTTGATAAACATTAATTCTCCAATAATGAATGTGTCGCTATCCAGTTGCCAACACTGTTTCCTAAATTTTCGCCATCGATACAAGCTTTTCGAAAATGATATCCTACATAAATTCTCGATAAAGAATTCTCTCTTGCAGCTTGTGAAAAACTTGTATAGCTTCTTGGGTTTCCAGGTAATGAAGTACTACTAAATGAAAAATTGAAATTATCCTTATCAAAAAAATGTTTCAACAATTCTGCTGCAGCACCACCAGCGGCGGCATGAGCAGAAGGATGATCAGCGATAGGTGGAATAGGAGCAACAAGTACCTGCCAGGTCGGATCAGCAATTGTATTAGGGTTACCATCAATATCTCCCAAAAGAATTGCAGTATATGGTCTCCAGAAGAAATGGATCATTTTTGTTTTAAGGCACGCAATGTATGCATCTGCAATACTCATCTGTAATAGTGCAAGCAGCCGTGCTGTTTTCCATGCGTCTATGTTTTTTTGTTCTATGATTGCTTTTGCAACTTTATTCCATCCGAATGCCGAACTTTCAACCCAAAATCTTGCAATTTTTTCCTGGTCTTCAGTACGGCCATTTGCACCGGTACATGTCGCACATCCTAATCTTTTTACTTCATTATAATCAGCAGTATATTCCGAACTTATTAAAGAATAAGGAGGTGGAACCACAAACTGGATACTGGTTTGTATACCAAATGGTTTTACATTACCCCAACCGGGTGAATCATAAAATCCATTTGCAGTAAAAGGAGGAGTGGAACGATATTCTCCCGGTAATGTGCCTTGAGTGATCGCAAATACTGCAGTGGCACTCCCATCATTAGCCCGGTTTTGAATAATTGCTTGAGCAGCTGCAATCCCTAATGCGATCCCTTTTGTTTTTGCTTCGCCGTTTGGAATTGAACTCAAAGATTGAACTAACAAATTATGAATAGAATCCTGTATCGATTGAGGTGTATTATTTGCAGGTGGGTTCAGTTTGCCAAAGAAAAAAGAAATAACATCATGTGCCGCCTGTGCTACTGCTGCATCCGGATCAGCATCTTTATCTCTTGCATTTAAAGCATAGCTTTTGTATTTAGGTACAATATTATTTAATGCATCATACATTGCC from Bacteroidota bacterium includes these protein-coding regions:
- a CDS encoding phosphatase PAP2 family protein → MRKRLQYTILFLSFATLFATSCQKETNNSNRSVNTEPASAAGLNNNGNHFGNISPEMVLRWNDAATYVVLRTLQLQAAPRIPPFRESHYYAMVNLAMYDALNNIVPKYKSYALNARDKDADPDAAVAQAAHDVISFFFGKLNPPANNTPQSIQDSIHNLLVQSLSSIPNGEAKTKGIALGIAAAQAIIQNRANDGSATAVFAITQGTLPGEYRSTPPFTANGFYDSPGWGNVKPFGIQTSIQFVVPPPYSLISSEYTADYNEVKRLGCATCTGANGRTEDQEKIARFWVESSAFGWNKVAKAIIEQKNIDAWKTARLLALLQMSIADAYIACLKTKMIHFFWRPYTAILLGDIDGNPNTIADPTWQVLVAPIPPIADHPSAHAAAGGAAAELLKHFFDKDNFNFSFSSTSLPGNPRSYTSFSQAARENSLSRIYVGYHFRKACIDGENLGNSVGNWIATHSLLEN